The following proteins are encoded in a genomic region of Hyla sarda isolate aHylSar1 chromosome 3, aHylSar1.hap1, whole genome shotgun sequence:
- the LOC130361399 gene encoding WD repeat and coiled-coil-containing protein-like, giving the protein MELGKGKLLRSGLNALYQAIHPVHGLAWTDGKQVILTALHLHNEDPKFGNSVVIGQFEHVHGLYWGPAHANDIPALLAVQHKKHVTVWQLYYNNSEKNKLVVSQTCEVGDPLPVLPQGCVWHPSKDILVILTKRDVSVLYSVRSDNASVKADIKSTGVVHCACWTKDGSRLVVAISSALYSYIWDAKHKMLNPCSFCPIFDVGGYICAIESTVDSQVAVATELPLERLCALNAGIPFDVPATSETALSAQPALLLMDEEFSLDVGRKSTDSGTSLSTDSPITSPGTLDLTHILINHSKSDLSPLLNLKHKDYITGSGQDSSHLILVNFEKKVTSTRKVSIPGILVPDILAFDPGAHIVAVASNTCSHVLVYSLTSTNMPNIQQIQLEKNERPKGLYFLTDKMLLVLVGRQKTCDPAFLPSSSSDKYIIRLMVKEVMFDEDSDIPSAPSSFDSSAILHGRKKYTDCLYKDEQSPACRELLIPGSSSGRRSSTKKQLIEEIRSYNCDQSPMSSASDFEEKKTPMTLHNLDTEPKNRSVLLGLEAHRKPSSRPSSPKLQSQACNNLTKNATSVADHDILHVSRNLERLCCNMSNLQQRLSDLTDLTQNGRKSYLSYPSCREAPYVTIICQKNHSDSSVVRKSVLLCDNKLRLGTIQELFCLSLVEMKLGSSCWITLTADNEGFIPLSFTANQELFIRDARGLPTSPRSYDSVSPALPPNSVT; this is encoded by the exons ATGGAGTTAGGAAAGGGTAAACTCCTGAGAAGCGGCCTCAATGCCCTGTACCAGGCCATACATCCAGTGCACGGCTTGGCCTGGACAGATGGGAAACAAGTGATTTTAACAGCTTTGCACCTTCATAATGAAGACCCCAAGTTTGGCAACTCTGTAGTGATCGGGCAATTTGAACATGTTCATGGCCTTTACTGGGGCCCGGCTCATGCCAATGACATACCTGCTCTTCTGGCCGTTCAGCACAAAAAACACGTCACCGTCTGGCAGCTGTATTACAATAATTCAGAGAAGAACAAGTTAGTTGTTTCTCAGACCTGTGAAGTCGGAGACCCCCTGCCTGTTCTCCCGCAGGGCTGCGTATGGCATCCAAGCAAAGACATCTTGGTTATTTTAACCAAACGGGATGTGTCGGTCTTGTATTCTGTTCGTTCAGACAATGCCAGTGTTAAGGCTGACATTAAAAGCACTGGGGTAGTCCATTGTGCTTGCTGGACTAAAGACGGAAGCCGTTTAGTTGTTGCCATCAGTAGTGCTCTTTACTCATATATTTGGGATGCAAAGCACAAGATGTTAAATCCATGCAGTTTTTGCCCTATATTCGATGTCGGTGGATACATTTGTGCTATTGAATCAACAGTAGACTCTCAGGTGGCTGTTGCTACAGAGCTTCCTCTTGAAAGGTTATGTGCATTAAATGCCGGCATCCCATTTGACGTGCCAGCAACTTCTGAAACCGCACTCTCAGCCCAGCCAGCCTTGCTGCTTATGGATGAGGAATTTTCTCTGGATGTGGGTCGAAAATCAACAGATTCTGGGACTTCGCTATCCACAGATTCCCCAATAACTTCACCTGGGACTCTGGACCTGACACATATTTTGATCAACCACTCCAAATCTGACCTTAGCCCTCTTCTTAACTTAAAACACAAGGACTACATAACAGGAAGTGGACAAGACTCCTCTCATCTGATCCTTGTGAATTTCGAGAAGAAAGTGACTTCCACACGGAAGGTCAGCATTCCCGGGATTTTAGTCCCGGACATCTTGGCGTTTGATCCTGGCGCACATATTGTAGCTGTGGCTTCAAACACATGTAGCCATGTTCTAGTTTATTCATTGACTTCCACAAACATGCCCAACATCCAACAAATCCAGTTAGAGAAGAATGAGCGGCCTAAGGGATTGTACTTCCTGACAGATAAGATGTTGTTAGTGTTGGTTGGAAGGCAGAAGACGTGCGACCCGGCATTTCTTCCTTCTTCCAGCTCTGATAAATACATCATCCGCCTGATGGTAAAAGAGGTTATGTTTGATGAAGACTCTGATATTCCAAGTGCACCCTCCAGCTTTGACTCTTCAGCTATATTACATGGAAGGAAGAAGTATACGGACTGTTTATATAAAGATGAGCAGTCTCCTGCTTGCCGGGAACTTCTGATCCCTGGAAGTTCCTCAGGACGTCGTTCTTCAACTAAAAAGCAACTCATAGAAGAGATTCGAAGTTACAACTGTGATCAAAGCCCAATGTCCAGTGCCAGCGACTTTGAGGAAAAAAAGACTCCAATGACTTTGCACAACTTAGACACCGAACCAAAAAATAGGTCTGTACTATTAGGCTTAGAGGCCCATCGGAAGCCTTCCAGCAGACCTTCATCTCCAAAACTGCAATCCCAGGCGTGTAACAACTTGACAAAGAACGCCACCTCAGTGGCTGATCATGATATACTACATGTGTCCCGCAATCTGGAGCGACTTTGCTGCAACATGTCCAACCTACAACAACGTCTATCCGATCTAACAGATCTAACACAGAATGGAAGAAAGTCTTATCTGTCCTATCCATCCTGTAGAGAAGCTCCGTATGTTACCATTATATGCCAG AAGAATCACTCCGACAGTTCTGTGGTCAGAAAGTCTGTATTGCTGTGTGACAACAAACTGCGTCTCGGCACCATCCAAGAGCTTTTCTGTCTGTCATTGGTGGAAATGAAGCTGG GGTCCTCTTGTTGGATCACATTGACAGCTGATAATGAAGGCTTCATCCCTTTATCATTTACGGCCAATCAGGAACTGTTCATCAGAGACGCTAGGGGCTTGCCAACATCTCCAAGGAGCTACGACAGTGTCAGTCCAGCCTTGCCACCCAACAGCGTCACTTAG